One window of the Thermasporomyces composti genome contains the following:
- a CDS encoding WXG100 family type VII secretion target, which produces MVEFDPEAFGRGLKGLAEGEDSPYICIARAKGLIEAAELHPLAFGLICLPIVKGTYDDSREFLAKNLRTGTENMHAVLAGLNRVAANYRNAEQANLLLPEKVDLPEIKVTATNAKIIFEAAVVYWCKMGLLAMLAQKVSVECARLAVSAGVAAALWLGFMPDDVALSRAHGQWQEAANQLEKFNDDILVKMNALNAAWSGSEAQEAFTRWMDNFREEVEECRDAVAKGADSLKDLYDTLNSECYMAFVATVANLIVLAAMACLSLSCPPLWKAAMEAVGAVLSINTGTRIAYAAAAIKTVLLAIRGIVGTTFVTKKEKGDAGNGVDFEEVALSNEQIEALVRGVNS; this is translated from the coding sequence ATGGTCGAGTTCGATCCCGAGGCGTTCGGTCGAGGCCTCAAAGGGCTAGCGGAAGGTGAGGACTCTCCCTACATCTGTATAGCCAGGGCCAAGGGGCTCATCGAGGCGGCCGAGCTGCATCCGCTCGCGTTCGGGTTGATCTGCTTGCCGATCGTCAAGGGAACGTACGACGACTCACGAGAGTTCCTGGCAAAGAACCTTCGTACCGGCACGGAGAACATGCATGCGGTTCTCGCCGGACTCAACCGGGTAGCGGCCAACTACCGAAACGCCGAGCAGGCGAACCTCCTTCTTCCAGAGAAGGTCGACTTGCCGGAGATCAAGGTAACCGCGACGAACGCCAAAATCATCTTTGAGGCAGCTGTCGTCTACTGGTGCAAGATGGGCCTTCTCGCGATGCTGGCTCAGAAGGTCAGCGTCGAATGCGCTCGCCTGGCTGTCAGCGCCGGGGTCGCCGCCGCCTTGTGGTTGGGGTTCATGCCCGATGATGTGGCGCTTAGCCGAGCGCACGGCCAGTGGCAGGAGGCCGCGAACCAGCTTGAGAAGTTCAATGATGACATCCTCGTCAAGATGAACGCCCTGAACGCAGCGTGGAGCGGAAGTGAAGCGCAGGAGGCGTTCACGCGGTGGATGGACAACTTCCGCGAGGAAGTCGAAGAGTGTCGAGACGCCGTTGCTAAGGGTGCCGACTCCCTGAAGGATCTTTACGACACACTCAACTCGGAATGCTATATGGCCTTCGTTGCGACAGTTGCGAACCTCATCGTCCTCGCCGCCATGGCGTGTCTGAGTTTGTCGTGTCCGCCACTTTGGAAAGCGGCGATGGAAGCGGTCGGGGCGGTCCTGTCGATCAACACGGGCACTCGGATCGCCTATGCCGCTGCTGCGATCAAGACTGTGCTGTTAGCGATTCGTGGGATCGTGGGGACGACGTTTGTCACGAAGAAGGAGAAGGGCGATGCCGGGAACGGCGTTGACTTCGAGGAGGTGGCGCTGAGCAACGAACAGATCGAGGCCCTCGTACGCGGTGTGAACTCGTAG
- a CDS encoding YbaB/EbfC family nucleoid-associated protein: MSADLEDHERLLKEAADRLERIQAMGTQLTEVRGEAETADGKVRAVVRPGGALESLTLDPRAMRMASEDLAAAIVEAVAAATEDVTAKVAEAMESVLPGVGASIAELADPAALAEAQSRSEQQINSIVESLRRGFS, encoded by the coding sequence ATGAGCGCGGATCTTGAGGATCACGAGCGGCTCCTCAAGGAGGCGGCCGACCGCCTGGAGCGCATTCAAGCGATGGGCACTCAGCTCACCGAGGTTCGAGGCGAGGCCGAAACCGCGGACGGCAAAGTGCGAGCTGTGGTCCGACCAGGTGGCGCGTTGGAGTCACTCACCCTTGATCCACGCGCGATGAGGATGGCGTCGGAAGACCTGGCTGCGGCGATCGTTGAGGCCGTTGCCGCTGCGACAGAGGACGTCACGGCGAAGGTGGCCGAAGCTATGGAGTCCGTGCTGCCTGGTGTCGGTGCCTCGATCGCCGAGCTGGCTGATCCCGCTGCGCTTGCGGAGGCGCAAAGCCGCTCGGAGCAGCAGATCAACTCGATTGTCGAGTCGCTTCGTCGAGGCTTCTCCTGA
- a CDS encoding 5-(carboxyamino)imidazole ribonucleotide synthase, whose translation MVGGGQLARMTHQAGIALGVQFRVLAEGPEVSAARVARDVTVGDYRDLDTLRAFAAGCDVVTFDHEHVPTDHLVRLEKDGVVCRPGADALVHAQDKAVMRERLTALGIPCPRYRLVAGVDDLAAAARELGLPLVLKATRGGYDGKGVWVVDDLDGEDVGRLLSADVPLLAEERVDFVRELSAVVARSPSGQAIAYPVVESVQRDGICHEVVAPAPGLPEDRALDAQGIALRIAGELNVFGILAVELFETQDGRVLVNELAMRPHNTGHWTIDGAVTSQFENHLRAILDLPLGSPRPRAPWTVMVNVLGGDYPNMHYGLLHCQARDPAMRVHLYGKEVRPGRKVGHVTAYGDDLDDVRERARHAAAYLTGEIDE comes from the coding sequence ATGGTCGGTGGCGGCCAGCTGGCTCGGATGACCCATCAGGCCGGAATCGCCCTCGGCGTCCAGTTTCGTGTGCTCGCCGAGGGGCCTGAGGTGTCGGCGGCGCGGGTGGCGCGCGACGTCACCGTCGGCGACTATCGCGATCTCGACACGCTGCGGGCTTTCGCGGCCGGCTGCGACGTGGTCACCTTCGACCACGAGCACGTGCCGACCGACCACCTGGTGCGGTTGGAGAAGGATGGCGTCGTCTGCCGCCCAGGTGCGGACGCGCTCGTCCACGCCCAGGACAAGGCGGTGATGCGGGAGCGGCTCACCGCGCTCGGCATCCCGTGTCCGAGGTATCGGCTCGTCGCCGGCGTGGACGACCTCGCGGCGGCAGCGCGCGAGCTGGGGCTGCCACTCGTCCTCAAGGCGACCCGTGGCGGCTACGACGGCAAGGGCGTCTGGGTCGTGGACGACCTCGACGGCGAGGACGTGGGCCGGCTGCTGTCCGCCGACGTGCCCCTCCTCGCGGAGGAACGCGTCGACTTCGTCCGCGAGCTGTCCGCCGTCGTCGCGCGTTCGCCGTCCGGTCAGGCGATCGCGTACCCGGTCGTCGAGTCCGTCCAGCGGGACGGCATCTGCCACGAGGTCGTCGCCCCGGCGCCTGGTCTCCCGGAGGACCGGGCACTCGACGCGCAGGGCATCGCGCTCAGGATCGCCGGCGAGCTGAACGTGTTCGGCATCCTCGCGGTCGAGCTCTTCGAGACCCAGGACGGGCGCGTCTTGGTCAACGAGCTGGCGATGCGGCCGCACAACACCGGCCACTGGACCATCGACGGCGCGGTCACCAGCCAGTTCGAGAACCACCTGCGCGCGATCCTCGACCTTCCGCTCGGCTCGCCCCGGCCGCGCGCACCGTGGACGGTCATGGTGAACGTGCTCGGCGGCGACTACCCGAACATGCACTATGGGCTCCTGCACTGTCAGGCCAGGGACCCGGCGATGCGCGTCCACCTGTACGGCAAGGAAGTCCGGCCCGGGCGCAAGGTGGGCCACGTGACGGCGTACGGCGACGACCTCGACGACGTACGTGAGCGCGCCCGCCACGCCGCCGCCTACCTCACGGGAGAGATCGATGAGTGA